The genomic stretch TCCCTCAAGGCTCTCTGGAGCCCaggttcccccccctcctccagttTAGTTTTGACCCCAGGCCACCTGCCTGCCCTCACGGCTGGCTGCGTCCTGCGCCTTTGCAGGCACGGTCTTCTCCCGTGTGGAAGAGGAGCACCTCTGGGACTGCAAGCAGCTGGGCGTCTACTCCCCATTTGTGCTGCTCAACACCCTCATGTTCTTCAACACCAAGTACTTCGGGCTGCAGACGGCCGAGGAGCACATGCAGCTCTCCTTCACCAACGTGGTGCGGCAGTCGCGCAAGTGCACCATGCCGCGGGGCTCGGCCAAAGTCGTGAGCATCCGCTACTACGCGCCTGTGCGGCACCGGAAGGGCCGAGGTAAGGACGACACCTTGTGCTCCCACCCCTGTTCCCCAACCCCGCCCATCCCCACTCAACCTCTGTCGCCCCTTCCACGCAGAGAGCGGCCTGGGCAAgcggaagagagaggaggaggcgcCGGTCTTGGAGCAGCGGGAAAACCGCCTGAATCCCTTGCGCTGCCCGGTCAAGTTCTACGAGTTCTATCTCTCCAAATGGTGAGGGGGGAGCGGGAGGGTGCCGGTTGTGGCTTTTCCAGGGCAGGCTGGGAGGAGCCCGAGGGGCGTGGGTCCCTCCGGCTGTCCATCCAgggctccccttccctcctctgatgccccccctttctccccctccggCCCGCAGCCCCGAGAGCCTCCGCAGCCGCAACGACGTCTTCTACCTGCAGCCGGAGCGCTCCTGCATCGCGGAGTCCCCGCTCTGGTACTCGGTCATCCCCATGGACAAGAGCATGCTGGAGAGTATGCTGAACCGTATCCTGGCTGTGCGCGAGATCTACGAGGAGCACAGCCGCGGGGTGGGAGGCCTGGATGACGACATGGACTGACCCGGGCGGCCCTCGCTGTGAGAGAAGGTGGGCTCCGGTGCTGCTCCCCCCATCCCTGGCTGCAGGGACCGGGGGTAGCTCGCCCGTCAGCCCTTCCCTTTCTGGAGGACAGGCATAAAGGACTCGGCCACTGCCTCTTCCACCCTGGCAATGGTCCCCTGGTGTCTCCGCCCTCCCCACGCTTCTTGGGGGTCCCTTCTTGGCTGGCCTCATCACCTGGTCTCTCTCTCCAGACTGGCAGGGAAGGGGGCACAGGTGGCTTCTGGACTTAGGGGTGGATCGAGAGCCCTTCcctggagggaaaggagggagggaggggggtggcTCCCGAGGGCCCGTTCTCGTACCCCCTGCCCTTCCGCTGACATCTGGCCCCGGCCTGCTGCTCTTCCTCCAGGGGCTCAGAGGCTGCCTCGCACCCAGGTCCCCCCCCCTGTCTCTGTGTGTGGCGTTGAGCTCTGAGCTATGGCTGGTGGTGGTGCCGTTTGTTGAGCCTGTATATACATTGtcctggcccagccctgcagTGTCCGTGTCTCCAGTGAGCCAGTTGTGGGCCTCGTTATCGCGTTGTGATATACTGGACGTTCAGACCcggccccccaccccacccccctgcgTCTCTCTGGAAATCATTCATTTCAAATAAAGGCAGAAAAAGCTCTCTGGTTTTGGCTCTTTCTGGcgaaggggggggaagaaactTGGTGCTGCAGCCCCAGAGGTCAGCCGGGAGGGCCTCCAGATCAGTGGGGAgccagctcccccctccccccgatttCTCTTTCTGGCCTACCGGAGGAACAATCTGGGCTGCCCGTCTCCTGTGTGTTCTTTCACCCTTCGGCCATTAGGGGGCAGTAGCTCACGTCAACGTTTGGGGAGCTGCTGCTGTGGTCAGAGCCAGAGACAGTCCAGCTTGGTGCCCTACAGTGGACTTCATGGTCTGTGCAAGCTAGGAATTACCTCCCCCCACCACCCGAGGCGCCATGGTGTGTGTTCATGCGGGGCACAGCTCAAGGCAGGCGTTCCAGCTGCCTCCGGGCCATGGGGCAAGGGGGAAGGGCAGCCGGAACACAGCAAGGAAAGGCGATCTGCTTTTAGGCCCCAGCTGAAGAGAAGCGAGCCTGGGCAGAGGGCTCAACCCGGGCGCTGTGTTTGTGGGAGAGGCCCCTTGTGCCTCAACCTGGAAGTGGCTGCGGAGCAGGTGGGGTTTCTCCCCCGGATGGAAATTCCACCTGTTCCTGCCTGAATGTGGGACGAGGAGGCGCTCAAAGGttgggcaagaagggaaggaagacagTCTCAGGCCAGGGCGCAGCCCAACAAGGAGCTGGACAGTCTCTGGAGCGGGGAAAGCTGCCAGGGAGATGTTGGGCCAGCCCACCCACTTGACTGAGTCCGGAACGCCTCAACTGCCCTGACTGCCCCATTTCGACTGAGTCCTTCAAGCGCCCATTGCCCCAGTGGGGGCTCCGAGCCCCTGCCCTTCCCTCATCCAGCAGTGGCATTTGGGTGCCCTCCGAGTTTTGCCTGGCTGCCTTTCCCATTGCAGGGTTTCCTCCGCCTTTACTGCGCCTGGCTCCTTACGCCTCTCCTACAGGGGGAGGAGGAGTCTTGCCTTTAGCTACCAGCCTCACAAAAAAAAGGGAAGCCGGGTTGATCTGCCGCCGTGCCCCTTGTGCCCCATCTCTGCAAAACCCTCTGCCTCTCCTTCGGCTGGCAGGTCGGGACACCTGGACTAAGCCagcttgcctccccccccccaaacaggctAAGGGTCCTGCCAGCTGCCGCCTCTTTCCTcagccccctctccccctcttctgcTTAGGCTCCTGGCAGGAGTTCTTTGGCTGGATCCAGACTTGGGGATGGGAAGGGGAGATTCCTCCCACCTCCGGACGTACTTTTCAGCAAACAGTGGCCGGCCAGGAATTCAAGCGGAGGAGGAAGGTCTGCCTCTCCAGCTAAAGCAACTTTTCGTCTGCCGATGTGAAAGCCCAAAGAAAAACCCCTGAAGGAAAGACCTGCAAAATCGTTTTAATACTGTGACTTGCTTTGGTACAGTAAAATGCAGCCGACGAGCCGGGCTGCAATTGGATTTCCTGGCCGGAAAGGGCCTGCAGCGACCTTCAGGAGCCCCCGTTGCAGACCACCAGCCTGTGGGCTTCACCTAGCTGCAACCAGGGTGTTCCCCAGACCGATCCGGTGCCTGCAAAATCCCCAGAAACACTCTACAGAGCCTGTAAGCCGACGGGAAGGAAGTGTAAGACGGTAGCTGGTGACGGCAGGGGTGAGGGAAAAGCCCCAGCCCAGTTCCCCCAGAAGGGCTTGAGGCAGTGCCGCGACAGGGCAGCTTGACCGACCAGAAGAGTCCTCTGCTCTCCATCAGGCCGGGGCCCAATAACCCACTGACAGCCTGAGGCCTCTAGCAGGCCGAGCACCGGTCACTCTTCTCCTGCAGCCCCGAGTTCCGCCGGAGAAGGTCCTTGAGGGAGCTGTCGTGCTCGGTCAGCAGCTGGTTGATTTCGTTCTGCTTGTACTCCGAAGAGAGCTTGTGCCCCAGGAAGGAGCCCTTCCCCGAGGAAGGGTTGTGGCTTCGGCTGGTGCGACGGGCGCAGGCTCGCACGATCAGGAGGACCATTTCGGCCAAGTTGAGGACAATGCAAAAGCCAGAGGTGGCCAGCATGAAGACGGTGAAGATGGTCTTCTCGGTGGGCCGAGAGACAAAGCAGTCCACGGTGTTGGGGCAGGGGTAGACATCGCACTTGACCAGGCGGATCATCTGGTACCCCGGATAGATCATGTAGAAGATGTACATGAAGGCGGCTTCAAAGAGGAGGCGGAAGAGGACGCTGAAGATGTAGGTCCACCAGAGCGAGCCGGAAATGCGCATCTTGTGCTTCTTGACTTCCTCCAGGTGCTTGGTGTCCCCGTGGCCGGACATCACCAAGAACTTCTTCTCCTGGTGCTGCTGGTAGGCTACGTGCATGGCCACCAGCAGGGCCGGTGTGGTCACCAGGATGAGCTGCAGCGCCCAGAGCCGGATGTGAGAGATGGGGAAGTAGTAATCGTAGCAGACGTTCTTGCAGCCGGGCTGCTGGGTGTTGCAGGTGAAGGAGGACTGCTCGTCGCCCCAGACGCTCTCGGCTGCCACCACTAGCACCATGATGCGGAAGATGAACACCACGGAGAGCCAGATGCGGCCGATGGCAGTGGAGTGGCGGTTCACGCCGATGACCAGGGTGTAGAAGCCTTCCCACTTCATTGCACCTCAGACCTGAAAGAAAAGGGCCGGGACTAGTCAGAGTGGCTCAATCTCTCCCGCACATTTTTCTGGGTGGGGAGTGCAAAGAACCACTGTCCCcatctccccccccgccccccaatcaCCACCCCCTTAAGCCACCTTGTTTTACTTCAAACCACTTGGTGGTGATAAGGCCGAAGGTTAGAGCTCTCCTCGCCGAAGCCCTTGGCAGCCCTGCTCTCCGAAGCGTCCGTGTGTCGTCCGCCCCCAGGATTGTCCTGAGCCCCCATGCCAGCCGGTCATGCCGAGACAAACGGAAAGAGACCCCTGCTGCCACCCCCGCCCTTCTCTTTCTTGACCCGGCCTACCACGACGAAAGGATTGGCAAGATGCTGCAGTCAGAATGGCGCTGCCAACACCTACAAGGGTTGGCAGTTTCCCACCGCTTCCTTTGGCAGCTCCCACCAAATCCATAAGCCT from Thamnophis elegans isolate rThaEle1 chromosome 12, rThaEle1.pri, whole genome shotgun sequence encodes the following:
- the GJB1 gene encoding gap junction beta-1 protein, with the translated sequence MKWEGFYTLVIGVNRHSTAIGRIWLSVVFIFRIMVLVVAAESVWGDEQSSFTCNTQQPGCKNVCYDYYFPISHIRLWALQLILVTTPALLVAMHVAYQQHQEKKFLVMSGHGDTKHLEEVKKHKMRISGSLWWTYIFSVLFRLLFEAAFMYIFYMIYPGYQMIRLVKCDVYPCPNTVDCFVSRPTEKTIFTVFMLATSGFCIVLNLAEMVLLIVRACARRTSRSHNPSSGKGSFLGHKLSSEYKQNEINQLLTEHDSSLKDLLRRNSGLQEKSDRCSAC